The window TATCGAAAGAGACGGCGAAGCGGCTCGAGAATTACATCATGAGCGAGGGCGACATCGTCATCGGGCGGCGGGGCGAAATGGGTCGCTGCGCGGTTGTCACCGACGCTGAGGATGGATGGCTCTGCGGAACGGGCAGCTTCTTCATTAAGCCTTCTGCCAGATGCGAATCTCGGTTCTTGGTCCGACTTCTTCGCGCGCCTGCCTCTCGCGTTGCTCTTGAGAAGCTCGCAGGCGGTGCAGTGATGCCGAACCTGAGCAACACTGCACTCGCGGGGCTTCCCATCAGTTTGCCTTCCATTGAACGACAGCGGGAAGTCATCGAAGAACTCGACGCCCTCGCCGCCGAAACCCAACGGCTGACGCGGCTCTACGAGCAAAAGCAGGCGGCGCTGGCGGCGTTGAAAAAGTCGCTCCTGCACCAAGCCTTCACCGGAGAACTCTAATCATGCCCGCTTCCCGCTCATCTCCCGTAGTGGTCGGCATTGATGTCGGCGGCAAAAAGAAGGGGTTTCATGCCGTGTCGTTGGAGGGCAGCAGCTACCGGGATCAGTTGGACACCACCAACACCGCTAAACTGGTGCAGTGGTGTGTAAACGACATGCGCGCCACGGTGATTGCCGTGGACGCCCCGTGCCGCTGGAGGGTGAACGAAGAAGGGCGGCTGGCAGAGCGGGAGTTGATGCAACAAGGCATCTTTTGTTTCTCCACGCCAACTTCTGAGGTGGCTCACCGACCGCATCCGACCAATTACTTTGACTGGATGCTGCGCGGCGAGGCTCTTTACCAAGCGCTGCATCCGACTCACCCCGTGTGCGAAGCCTGGCCAACCCGGAGGAAGCACTATTGCTTCGAGACCTTTCCCCACGCCATTACGTGGCATCTGCGCGACGGCAACGCGAATGCCAAGCAGAAGCGCACGCAACGCCGTCAGTTGCTCGAACAACACGGAA is drawn from Verrucomicrobiota bacterium and contains these coding sequences:
- a CDS encoding DUF429 domain-containing protein, with the translated sequence MPASRSSPVVVGIDVGGKKKGFHAVSLEGSSYRDQLDTTNTAKLVQWCVNDMRATVIAVDAPCRWRVNEEGRLAERELMQQGIFCFSTPTSEVAHRPHPTNYFDWMLRGEALYQALHPTHPVCEAWPTRRKHYCFETFPHAITWHLRDGNANAKQKRTQRRQLLEQHGISTDLLTNIDWVDAALCALTADMAARGRRVHPFGDPKTGFIIAPART